One Acidobacteriota bacterium DNA segment encodes these proteins:
- a CDS encoding sulfurtransferase: protein MIHSAAFEQLCADARSRVREITASEVKAQLAAGASLHFIDVREDHEWEIDRAAGAQHLGRGILERDIEKLVPEKDAEIVLYCGGGYRSALAADNLQRMGYTNVHSMAGGIKAWREAGYPLEK from the coding sequence ATGATCCATTCAGCAGCATTTGAACAACTCTGTGCCGACGCGCGCAGTCGCGTGCGCGAGATCACGGCGAGCGAAGTCAAAGCCCAATTGGCGGCAGGCGCCTCCTTGCATTTCATTGATGTGCGCGAAGATCACGAATGGGAGATTGATCGAGCCGCCGGCGCTCAGCATCTTGGGCGCGGCATTCTCGAACGCGACATCGAAAAACTGGTGCCGGAAAAAGACGCCGAGATCGTGCTCTATTGCGGCGGCGGATACCGCTCAGCCCTGGCGGCGGATAATTTGCAGCGGATGGGGTACACCAACGTGCACTCAATGGCGGGCGGCATCAAAGCCTGGCGCGAGGCGGGGTATCCGTTGGAGAAATAA
- a CDS encoding ATP-dependent Clp protease proteolytic subunit yields MKTPVFYLNFPDAITVNTVKILMSACTEIINNQHPATLYLSMSSRGGDIAAGITLFNYLRALPLDLITHNIGVVDSIATIIFLAGKERFASSNATFLFHGVQLSIQQPTLLSVTQTRELLSGIEADENKLANIYQTFSRLTETEVRELYTQGATKDAKFALDKGVIDEIKDFIISPGSSLISLNIAA; encoded by the coding sequence ATGAAAACACCAGTATTTTACCTTAACTTTCCTGATGCTATCACAGTTAACACTGTAAAAATTCTTATGTCAGCTTGCACTGAAATAATAAATAATCAACATCCCGCAACCTTATATTTATCAATGTCATCTCGCGGTGGCGACATTGCCGCTGGAATAACACTATTTAATTATTTGCGGGCATTACCACTTGACCTTATTACACACAATATTGGTGTTGTTGATTCAATTGCAACCATCATTTTTCTAGCCGGTAAGGAACGATTTGCATCTTCAAACGCAACATTTTTATTTCATGGTGTTCAACTCAGCATTCAACAACCTACTTTACTATCAGTTACTCAAACTAGAGAGTTATTAAGTGGAATTGAAGCCGATGAAAATAAACTAGCAAATATTTATCAGACTTTTTCCAGACTTACTGAAACCGAAGTTAGAGAGCTTTATACACAAGGGGCAACAAAAGATGCTAAGTTTGCATTGGATAAAGGGGTCATTGATGAGATTAAGGATTTCATCATTTCTCCAGGCTCTAGTCTGATATCCTTGAACATTGCCGCCTGA
- a CDS encoding integron integrase — MSQPQQPSDAATPAPKLLDQVRTTIRLRGMSYRTEETYTDWIKRFILFHHKRHPAEMSAPEVRDFLAHLVNDNNVAAGTQNVALHSILFLYREVLQIELPSIGDLQPAKKQPRLPVVFTCAEVEQLLAQMDGRKLLMASLLYGTGMRLRELLRLRVKDVDFAQHQITVRQGKGGKDRVTMLPLRLKEALLQHLVTVKEAHEIDLREGFGNVALPYALEKKYPQAATEWKWQYVFPAPKRSRDPRTQIERRHHLDPSVLQKAVKEAIRQAAITKHGSCHTLRHSFATHLLEAGYDIRTVQELLGHADVSTTMIYTHVLNRGGLGVNSPLDRL, encoded by the coding sequence ATGAGTCAACCCCAGCAACCCAGTGACGCGGCGACCCCGGCGCCCAAACTACTCGATCAAGTTCGCACAACCATCCGTTTGCGCGGCATGAGTTACCGCACCGAAGAAACCTATACCGATTGGATCAAACGGTTCATTCTCTTTCACCACAAACGCCATCCGGCAGAAATGAGCGCGCCCGAGGTGCGCGACTTTCTGGCGCATCTGGTCAATGACAACAACGTGGCGGCGGGGACGCAAAACGTCGCGCTGCATTCAATCCTGTTTTTGTACCGCGAGGTGTTACAAATTGAGTTACCGTCAATCGGCGATTTACAACCCGCGAAGAAACAGCCGCGCTTGCCGGTTGTTTTTACATGCGCTGAGGTGGAACAACTGCTGGCGCAAATGGATGGGCGCAAGTTACTCATGGCCAGCCTGCTTTACGGCACCGGCATGCGTTTGCGTGAGTTACTGCGGCTGCGCGTGAAAGACGTTGATTTCGCGCAACACCAAATCACCGTCCGCCAGGGCAAAGGCGGCAAAGACCGTGTCACGATGTTGCCGCTGAGATTGAAAGAAGCGCTGCTACAACATTTGGTCACGGTAAAAGAAGCTCACGAAATAGATTTGCGCGAAGGCTTTGGCAACGTTGCGTTACCTTACGCACTGGAAAAGAAATATCCGCAAGCCGCCACCGAATGGAAATGGCAATACGTCTTCCCCGCCCCTAAACGTTCGCGTGATCCACGCACACAAATCGAACGGCGGCATCACCTCGATCCTTCGGTGTTACAAAAAGCCGTCAAGGAAGCCATACGCCAAGCCGCCATCACAAAACACGGCAGTTGCCACACCTTGCGCCACAGCTTCGCCACGCACTTGTTAGAAGCCGGTTATGACATCCGCACTGTCCAGGAGTTACTCGGCCACGCCGATGTGAGCACCACGATGATTTATACCCACGTGCTCAATCGCGGCGGCCTCGGCGTCAACAGCCCGCTGGATCGGCTATGA
- a CDS encoding MCE family protein has product MPQTTQPRLSELRVGLLVLAALAILAVVIFTVSGDISVPWLNRKTIIKTEMSQVDGLHKGAEVRLSGKKIGSVKVINFSTQIPNDANAQNNVEIVMEIDGKLDGRPAIERIRTDSLAVLKSAGVLGDNVIDIVPGTLKGSPIKDGDRINSQAQKSVGDIINAAQTAVSNLNVISDDIKTMTGKLKKGDGTLGRFLNDEAFYVNLNKTVLQTESLLKDFKEGDGTVGRLVKDPALYNQFSDTITQLRALSDGLNQQLNNGKGTIGKLLKDEEIYNKANSLISKLEQTSTRLDRTMASVEAGEGNLGKLIRDEELYREARDTVAKLKGISERLERGEGTAGLLLKDDKLYNNVNNVSAEVTKLLYDFRQNPKKYLSIKLAVF; this is encoded by the coding sequence ATGCCGCAAACCACTCAACCGCGTTTGTCCGAGTTGCGCGTCGGATTGCTGGTGCTGGCTGCGCTGGCGATTTTAGCGGTCGTCATTTTTACCGTGAGCGGTGACATCTCAGTGCCGTGGCTAAATCGCAAGACGATTATCAAAACCGAGATGTCCCAGGTGGATGGCTTGCACAAAGGGGCCGAAGTGCGCCTCTCCGGCAAGAAGATCGGCAGTGTCAAAGTCATCAATTTCAGCACGCAGATTCCCAACGACGCCAATGCGCAAAACAACGTCGAGATCGTGATGGAAATTGATGGCAAGCTCGACGGGCGTCCAGCCATCGAACGCATTCGCACCGATTCGCTGGCTGTGCTCAAAAGCGCTGGCGTGTTGGGCGATAACGTCATTGACATCGTGCCCGGCACACTGAAAGGCTCGCCGATCAAAGACGGCGACCGCATCAACAGCCAGGCGCAAAAGAGTGTCGGCGACATCATCAATGCCGCCCAAACCGCCGTCAGCAACCTCAATGTCATCTCAGACGACATCAAAACCATGACTGGCAAACTGAAGAAGGGCGACGGCACGCTGGGCCGCTTTCTCAACGATGAAGCCTTCTACGTCAACTTGAACAAGACTGTGTTGCAAACCGAAAGCCTGCTCAAAGATTTCAAAGAAGGCGATGGCACCGTGGGCCGTCTGGTCAAAGACCCGGCGCTTTACAATCAGTTCAGCGACACCATCACGCAATTGCGCGCGCTGTCCGACGGTCTGAATCAGCAACTCAACAACGGCAAGGGCACCATCGGCAAGCTGCTCAAGGACGAAGAGATTTATAACAAGGCCAATTCCCTGATCTCCAAACTCGAACAGACTTCGACCCGCCTGGATCGCACGATGGCGAGCGTCGAAGCCGGCGAAGGCAATCTGGGCAAGCTGATCCGCGACGAAGAGCTGTATCGTGAAGCGCGCGACACCGTCGCCAAGCTCAAGGGCATCTCTGAACGTTTGGAACGCGGCGAAGGCACTGCCGGCCTGTTGCTCAAAGACGACAAGCTTTACAACAACGTCAACAACGTTTCGGCAGAGGTCACCAAACTGCTTTACGATTTCCGGCAGAATCCGAAGAAGTATCTCTCCATCAAGCTGGCGGTCTTCTGA
- a CDS encoding DUF72 domain-containing protein → MQNEVHIGAQGWNYDDWLGPFYPTGSRPAEYLDLYAKVFDTVEIDSTWYAIPAAAVVEGWRKRAPNGFTYSLKLPQEITHRHRLRDSAEILERFCTRARELGATLALILIQMPPDFSPLAFDALAQFLPLLPRDLRFAIEFRDRHWLNKTNGERALPLLRDNGVALALVDSPWIPRELTFKLIERLERWAIPEFAYVRWVGPRELTDFSRVQLARERELLAWAAAFAQLQAYTGQIFGYFNNHYQGHSPASCQQFKRLLGLPVVDPAELIVQPSLF, encoded by the coding sequence ATGCAAAACGAAGTTCACATCGGCGCACAAGGCTGGAATTATGACGATTGGCTAGGGCCGTTCTATCCCACCGGCTCGCGCCCGGCGGAGTATCTGGATTTATATGCCAAGGTCTTTGACACGGTCGAGATTGATTCGACCTGGTATGCCATTCCGGCGGCGGCGGTAGTGGAAGGCTGGCGCAAACGCGCGCCAAATGGTTTTACCTATTCGCTGAAATTGCCGCAAGAAATCACGCACCGGCACCGGCTGCGCGACAGCGCCGAGATTTTGGAACGCTTCTGTACGCGGGCGCGTGAACTCGGCGCAACGCTGGCGCTGATCCTGATTCAAATGCCGCCTGATTTCTCACCCTTGGCCTTTGACGCGTTGGCGCAGTTTCTGCCCCTGCTGCCGCGCGATTTGCGCTTTGCCATCGAGTTCCGGGATCGCCATTGGTTGAACAAAACCAATGGCGAACGCGCGCTGCCGCTGTTGCGCGACAACGGTGTGGCGCTGGCGCTGGTGGATAGTCCATGGATTCCGCGCGAATTGACCTTCAAGCTGATTGAACGATTGGAACGTTGGGCGATTCCCGAATTCGCCTATGTGCGCTGGGTCGGGCCGCGCGAATTGACGGATTTTTCGCGCGTGCAGCTAGCGCGTGAGCGTGAACTGCTAGCCTGGGCCGCCGCGTTCGCGCAGTTGCAAGCTTACACGGGGCAGATTTTTGGCTATTTCAACAATCACTATCAGGGCCATTCGCCCGCGTCGTGCCAGCAGTTCAAACGACTGTTAGGATTGCCGGTGGTTGATCCGGCAGAGCTGATTGTGCAACCGTCGTTGTTTTGA
- a CDS encoding transposase: MTLRNPLWRILYLSECWVGKTHDYRMFQLEFPPVENWFAECRVRVDMGFLGIEKDYTCKELLIPHKKPKKQELTPEQKAENKLLARARVVVEHSIAGLKRYRILSDRLRMHDLDLYNVTLGVCAGLWNFRLSC, translated from the coding sequence GTGACGCTGCGCAATCCTTTGTGGCGCATTTTGTACTTGAGCGAATGTTGGGTCGGAAAAACGCACGACTACAGGATGTTCCAACTCGAGTTTCCTCCGGTAGAAAATTGGTTCGCCGAGTGCCGCGTCCGCGTGGACATGGGTTTTTTAGGAATCGAAAAGGATTACACGTGCAAAGAACTGCTGATACCACACAAAAAACCGAAGAAGCAGGAGCTAACTCCGGAACAAAAAGCAGAAAACAAGTTACTGGCGCGCGCGCGCGTTGTCGTCGAGCATAGCATCGCCGGATTGAAGCGCTATCGAATTTTATCAGATCGTCTACGTATGCATGACCTTGATTTATACAACGTTACTTTAGGGGTCTGCGCGGGACTCTGGAATTTTAGGCTAAGTTGTTGA
- a CDS encoding tetratricopeptide repeat protein, protein MKTCPTCHTQYPDQLAFCQRDGARLQEIVQPPPPSFSAPTTQPVQRAVPLSQPTNRIEIATQRVEPALTIQQPVQPTAQNFAPATEAWVAPVVTTAGSKTWLWLLLSLALVAIIAAATAFYFFTNSTQSKFTQAIQSGKLVSPAGTSAYDLYQELKREGKTPEQLAEFTKPLVPQLTAKPQQLFADIAAPGKRDAPAEAWEEAQRMLAWASEIQPTDKHLVAQASYAAGRAAYLRGEKDKALEWWKKAYDQDRTWFLPANGLGIIYNERKNYVAARAVLQEALKREPDSALPYNNLGTAWLLAKDDTQAEENYNKAIERAPNWPRPHAWLGEIAMRRKDYARAVQEFELVLSLGATTDSSIDSNKIRQQLEQARKLMQEPSVAPTPPPPPPPPD, encoded by the coding sequence ATGAAAACCTGTCCCACTTGCCACACGCAATACCCCGATCAATTGGCCTTCTGTCAGCGCGACGGCGCGCGGTTGCAGGAAATCGTGCAACCGCCGCCGCCCAGCTTTTCGGCGCCGACTACGCAACCCGTCCAACGCGCCGTGCCGTTGAGCCAGCCGACCAATCGCATCGAGATTGCCACGCAACGGGTCGAACCGGCCTTGACCATCCAGCAACCCGTTCAACCCACGGCGCAAAATTTCGCGCCCGCTACCGAAGCCTGGGTCGCGCCCGTAGTAACAACCGCCGGTTCCAAAACCTGGCTTTGGCTGTTGCTGAGCCTGGCGCTCGTCGCCATCATCGCCGCCGCAACCGCGTTTTACTTTTTCACCAACTCGACGCAGTCGAAATTTACGCAAGCCATCCAGTCGGGCAAGCTCGTTTCGCCTGCCGGGACGAGCGCCTACGATCTGTATCAAGAACTCAAACGCGAAGGCAAAACACCTGAGCAGTTGGCGGAATTCACCAAACCGCTGGTGCCGCAATTGACCGCCAAGCCGCAACAGCTTTTCGCCGACATCGCCGCGCCCGGCAAACGCGATGCCCCCGCCGAAGCCTGGGAGGAAGCACAACGCATGCTCGCCTGGGCCAGCGAGATTCAGCCAACCGACAAACACTTGGTTGCGCAGGCCAGTTACGCCGCCGGGCGCGCGGCCTATTTGCGCGGCGAAAAGGACAAAGCGTTGGAGTGGTGGAAGAAGGCCTATGATCAGGACAGGACTTGGTTTTTACCGGCGAATGGCTTGGGCATCATTTACAACGAACGCAAAAACTACGTCGCCGCGCGTGCGGTCTTGCAGGAAGCGCTCAAACGCGAACCGGATTCGGCCCTGCCCTACAACAACCTCGGCACGGCCTGGTTGTTGGCAAAAGACGACACGCAGGCCGAAGAGAATTACAACAAGGCCATCGAACGCGCCCCCAATTGGCCGCGCCCGCACGCCTGGCTGGGCGAGATTGCCATGCGCCGCAAAGATTACGCGCGCGCCGTGCAGGAATTTGAATTGGTGCTGAGCCTCGGCGCAACGACGGATTCCTCAATTGACAGCAATAAGATTCGCCAGCAATTGGAACAGGCGCGCAAGCTGATGCAGGAGCCAAGCGTTGCGCCAACGCCGCCGCCGCCGCCGCCGCCGCCGGATTGA
- a CDS encoding ATP-binding cassette domain-containing protein, with the protein MKQNLNAIEFRDVCLAFGDRVILDHVSFKVRYGESKIVMGGSGTGKSTICRLVLGLLKPDAGQVLVDGEDITHLKEEALMKVRQKLGMVFQEGALFDSLSVYDNVAYRLREQRRPEAEVDAVVRRMLRFVDLEHAIDKMPNQLSGGMRRRVGIARALVGSPKIILYDEPTAGLDPITARTINELALKLRDLEEVSSIFVTHRLQDIEVLASEYVIRDDLGNLVFQHEGDTLCLINTKFIMLRDGNIIFNGTDEEMRMSDDPYIKKFLS; encoded by the coding sequence ATGAAACAGAATCTGAACGCCATCGAATTTCGGGATGTTTGCCTCGCCTTTGGCGACCGCGTGATCCTCGATCACGTCAGCTTCAAGGTGCGTTATGGCGAATCAAAGATCGTGATGGGCGGTTCGGGCACGGGCAAATCCACGATCTGCCGCTTGGTGTTAGGGCTGCTCAAACCCGATGCGGGACAGGTTCTCGTGGACGGCGAAGACATCACGCATCTGAAAGAAGAAGCGTTGATGAAGGTGCGCCAGAAACTCGGCATGGTTTTTCAGGAAGGCGCGTTGTTCGATAGTCTTTCGGTGTATGACAATGTCGCCTATCGCTTGCGCGAACAGCGGCGGCCCGAAGCTGAAGTGGATGCCGTGGTGCGCCGCATGCTGCGCTTCGTTGATTTAGAGCACGCGATTGACAAGATGCCCAACCAGCTTTCGGGCGGCATGCGCCGCCGCGTCGGCATTGCGCGCGCCCTGGTCGGCAGCCCGAAGATCATTTTGTATGACGAGCCGACCGCCGGCCTCGATCCGATCACGGCGCGCACGATCAATGAACTGGCGCTGAAGTTGCGCGACCTCGAAGAAGTCTCTTCGATTTTCGTCACGCACCGCTTGCAGGACATCGAAGTCCTCGCCAGCGAATATGTCATCCGCGACGACCTGGGCAATTTGGTCTTTCAACACGAAGGCGATACGTTGTGCCTGATCAATACGAAATTTATTATGCTGCGCGATGGCAACATTATCTTCAACGGCACCGATGAAGAAATGCGTATGTCCGATGATCCTTATATCAAGAAGTTTCTGAGCTAG
- a CDS encoding ABC transporter permease: MNPITRAVFQIQEIAVLSWRVLRGLTRPPRYWVEVVRQMDVLGFGSLAIILLTGFFTGGVLALNTGSTLQSFGVQSVAGQLVATSLIRELGPVLTCLMLAGRVGSGIAAELGSMLVSEQIDAMRALGTDPIKKLVAPRVIALVVMAPILTVICDMIGTLGGMLSSIAFLHQPTSVYLASAQKAVSLNEIISGLIKPTVFGYLIAIIGCYKGLSTTGGTVGVGRATTQSVVVSSILIIAVDFVLSKLILSTLLAP; the protein is encoded by the coding sequence ATGAATCCGATCACCCGTGCTGTCTTCCAAATCCAGGAAATTGCTGTCCTCAGTTGGCGCGTTTTGCGCGGCCTGACCCGTCCGCCGCGTTATTGGGTCGAAGTCGTGCGGCAGATGGATGTGCTGGGCTTCGGCAGTTTGGCCATTATTCTGTTGACCGGTTTTTTTACGGGCGGCGTGTTGGCGCTCAACACCGGCAGCACCTTGCAAAGTTTCGGCGTGCAAAGCGTCGCGGGCCAGTTGGTGGCGACCAGTTTGATTCGCGAATTGGGGCCGGTGTTGACCTGTTTGATGCTGGCGGGGCGTGTCGGTTCGGGCATCGCGGCGGAGTTGGGTTCGATGCTGGTCAGCGAACAGATTGATGCGATGCGCGCGCTGGGCACCGACCCCATCAAAAAACTGGTCGCGCCGCGTGTCATTGCGCTCGTGGTGATGGCACCTATATTGACGGTGATCTGCGACATGATCGGGACGCTGGGCGGGATGCTTTCTTCCATCGCGTTTTTGCATCAACCCACGTCGGTCTATCTGGCCTCAGCGCAAAAGGCTGTGTCGCTCAACGAGATCATCAGCGGTCTGATCAAACCGACGGTCTTTGGTTATCTGATCGCGATCATCGGCTGTTACAAAGGCCTGAGTACGACCGGCGGCACCGTGGGCGTGGGGCGCGCCACGACGCAATCCGTCGTCGTTTCGTCCATTTTGATTATTGCCGTAGACTTTGTGCTGTCGAAGCTGATTCTTTCGACGCTGCTTGCTCCTTAA
- a CDS encoding S41 family peptidase, with translation MSRYFVIIASLILTAATVAGGLLGKQPTPLQPSDAMADNPVVRAFADALKLVEENHAALPDNERLTRGAVSKMLHTLDPHSSFFNRQEFNEMQDEQSSKFYGIGITVNQRNGRLYILGVNPGLPAEKAGLRYGDALLAVDGKPAKDWTHADALKHVRGNRGTTVEVTVERVVERTNERPAERNTERNLTKTLTFQIERDEIPYPSVRNRFMLRPDIGYIGLTGGFNQATSEELREAIAKLKKDGMTALVLDLRRNPGGLLKQAVQVAEIFLPTDSEIVSVKGARAPKQVYRSDNPEPETMPLAVLIDHETASASEIVAGAMQDQDRGLVVGSASFGKGLVQTVFRLPWGMGLTLTTAKYYTASGRSIQREYTGVSLYDYYREGIRPPAKFKPMPNSKEAFYTPTKRVLRGGGGITPDVLVNLPEEDWQLRDACFEFVRQLIAGMVPSLPEYKLAQPNYEYQLRGNEFPINEPILNALRGFWRERPKFRALETKLGEQTEYVRRRLRAELITAAYGVEAGEQFLMESDPQALHAIEELPKAKLLNERARLFKPSVSIRN, from the coding sequence ATGTCGCGTTACTTCGTCATCATTGCCAGCCTGATTCTCACTGCCGCCACAGTGGCAGGCGGGCTGTTGGGCAAACAGCCGACGCCGCTGCAACCGAGCGATGCGATGGCGGACAATCCGGTGGTACGCGCCTTTGCCGACGCGTTGAAGCTGGTTGAAGAGAACCATGCAGCGTTGCCCGATAACGAACGGCTGACGCGCGGCGCGGTCTCGAAGATGTTGCACACGCTCGATCCGCATTCGAGCTTTTTCAACCGGCAGGAATTTAATGAAATGCAGGATGAGCAGTCCAGCAAGTTTTACGGCATCGGCATCACCGTCAACCAGCGCAACGGGCGGCTCTATATCTTGGGCGTCAATCCGGGCTTGCCGGCGGAAAAGGCCGGGCTGCGCTATGGCGATGCGTTGCTGGCTGTGGACGGCAAACCGGCCAAAGATTGGACGCACGCCGACGCGCTCAAACACGTGCGCGGCAATCGCGGCACGACCGTCGAGGTCACGGTCGAACGCGTGGTTGAGCGAACCAATGAGCGCCCTGCCGAACGCAATACCGAGCGTAATTTGACCAAGACGCTGACCTTTCAAATCGAACGCGATGAAATTCCCTATCCGTCGGTGCGCAATCGTTTCATGCTGCGGCCCGACATTGGGTACATCGGGTTGACGGGGGGCTTCAACCAGGCGACCAGTGAAGAGTTGCGCGAGGCCATCGCCAAGCTGAAAAAGGACGGGATGACGGCGCTCGTGCTGGATCTGCGGCGCAATCCGGGCGGTCTCTTGAAACAGGCGGTGCAAGTCGCCGAAATCTTTCTGCCCACCGACAGCGAAATCGTCAGCGTCAAAGGCGCGCGCGCCCCCAAACAGGTTTATCGTTCGGACAATCCCGAACCTGAAACGATGCCGCTGGCCGTGCTGATTGATCACGAGACGGCTTCGGCGTCAGAGATCGTGGCCGGCGCGATGCAAGATCAGGATCGCGGGTTGGTGGTCGGCTCCGCCAGTTTTGGCAAAGGGCTGGTGCAAACCGTCTTTCGCTTGCCCTGGGGCATGGGCCTGACGCTGACGACGGCCAAGTATTACACCGCCAGCGGGCGTTCGATACAGCGCGAATATACGGGCGTCAGTCTTTATGATTACTACCGCGAGGGCATCCGCCCGCCCGCCAAGTTCAAGCCAATGCCGAATAGCAAAGAGGCGTTTTACACACCGACCAAACGCGTCTTGCGCGGCGGCGGCGGCATCACGCCGGACGTTTTGGTGAACTTGCCCGAAGAGGATTGGCAGTTGCGTGACGCCTGCTTTGAATTCGTGCGGCAGTTGATCGCAGGCATGGTGCCCAGCTTGCCCGAATACAAACTGGCCCAACCGAATTACGAGTACCAATTGCGCGGCAATGAATTTCCCATCAACGAACCCATCCTGAATGCCTTGCGCGGGTTCTGGCGCGAACGGCCCAAATTCCGCGCGTTGGAAACCAAACTCGGCGAGCAAACGGAGTATGTGCGCCGCCGCTTGCGCGCGGAACTCATCACCGCCGCGTATGGCGTTGAAGCGGGTGAGCAATTCCTGATGGAAAGCGATCCGCAAGCGCTGCACGCCATCGAAGAACTCCCCAAAGCGAAGTTGCTCAACGAACGCGCGCGTTTATTCAAACCCAGTGTGTCAATTCGAAATTAA
- a CDS encoding tetratricopeptide repeat protein produces MKLINIIRAKFHASQGKLLGQKELLFDAENELRTAIEIYEGLKEAYNDLGLVLTMQGRLYEAIVTLKKAIQIDHKYADARYNLANAYFEADMFNEAIRHYQAVIVLQPKAADAKNNLARSFQKAGRIAEAEEVLEEIVIANRGYSLAKENLETLRNNCQRAKTKIESIRLTLDSGSLDAGLYNELGTALYNLGQWEDAIAAYRMAIKLNPDLKNASNNLGALLADQGKYNEAILAYETALGTDPEHSGAQRNLAIAYESLGRYADALKEWEKYLQLQIDSNDKKWAIARIKDVKYLIDNNVSIQ; encoded by the coding sequence ATGAAATTGATAAATATCATCAGGGCAAAATTTCACGCTAGCCAAGGCAAATTATTAGGGCAAAAAGAGTTGCTTTTTGATGCCGAAAATGAGCTTCGTACTGCTATCGAAATATATGAGGGGTTGAAGGAGGCGTATAATGATCTAGGTCTTGTATTGACAATGCAAGGTAGGTTATACGAAGCAATCGTTACCCTTAAAAAGGCAATTCAGATCGACCATAAATATGCTGATGCAAGGTATAATTTGGCAAATGCATATTTTGAAGCTGATATGTTTAATGAGGCTATAAGACATTACCAAGCAGTTATTGTCCTTCAGCCAAAAGCCGCTGATGCTAAAAATAACTTGGCCAGGTCCTTTCAAAAAGCTGGGAGAATTGCGGAGGCTGAAGAGGTATTGGAAGAAATCGTAATAGCTAATAGGGGATATTCACTTGCAAAAGAAAACTTAGAAACATTACGAAATAATTGCCAGCGAGCAAAGACAAAAATTGAAAGCATACGATTAACACTTGACTCAGGCAGTCTGGATGCGGGTTTGTATAATGAGCTTGGAACTGCTCTATACAATCTCGGCCAATGGGAAGACGCGATTGCAGCTTATAGGATGGCTATTAAGCTAAACCCTGATTTGAAAAATGCCAGCAATAATCTCGGAGCATTACTAGCAGATCAAGGTAAATATAATGAGGCTATTTTAGCGTATGAAACTGCTTTAGGAACTGATCCCGAACACTCAGGAGCACAGCGTAACCTTGCGATCGCTTATGAGTCATTAGGGCGTTATGCCGATGCGCTCAAAGAATGGGAGAAATACCTTCAACTTCAAATAGACTCCAATGATAAAAAATGGGCGATTGCTCGAATTAAGGATGTGAAATATTTGATTGATAACAATGTCAGTATTCAGTGA